The region TCTGGGCCTGCTGTCACTGCATATTACACTAAAGCTGCCAGGCCTGTCGGCAAGGCCACGGGCACGCTGTGGCGCCAACGCTGGCACATgtaatgtcttgtaattttttcttttctttcaaatagTGCTCCCCAGAAGCTTATGTAGGAAATTGCTaatgaaaaaacattaaaaaaaaaaagaaaattcacctACTTCCTACATTAGTTGATACTTTCTTCTTTAACTTTCTGAACCAGCATGAAGTCAGAAATActtgtgaaatttaatctaataaaatgttttcttaatatttcagATACTATGCCTCTATATTATGAAATTTAATTCCAAAATGACAGCAAAGTATAATTCTTAAATATGTGTAAttgctcttttcctctcttcaagAAGTTACATATAACTTAATAGACTTTCAAAGGTTTTTTCCATTGAATACAAGTTTCATTCTCATGTTTCGAACTAtagacattttaaacatttttgtgcaACTAGTGATTAAAGAGTCCTATTGTAGCATTACCTGTCTGTTATTTATaaattcagttttgctttataagGAAGTTTGCATATTTTACATATTGCTGGTTTTGTCATCAGTCACCTGGTGACCATCTCTACTAAATGTGTAGCTTTTAGCATCATGCTATTAAAGATGTTGTGTAATGAGAGCCAAATGGTCATTCTGGTTATTAATACAAGTGTTTCAAActgtctgaatttttttttcaactgcTAGGTGTCCCTGTTGCCTGAGAGTGACAGATGGAATGAAACTAGAGCTCAGCTCCTTGCACAAATGGGTGTCAGTGTGGGAGGACGAGTGGCAGGGGAGCTGATATTTGGAACTGACCATATTACAACAGGTTGGCTATCAAGCGTGGCTTTAGTTCAAATTGTCTTTGCTGgcttaaagatattttaaagaattgagttctacatttactttaaaattttaggaGCCTCCAGTGATTTTGATAATGCAACTAAAATAGCAAAGTGGATGGTTACCAAATTTGGAATGAGTGAAAAGGTAAACAGTGATTTTAATCCTCCTTTACGTACCAAATGATGTTGTGCCAAGTGTCTGTGAGAAAGGTTCTCATTAGAAATTGCTAACATTTACTTCCTCCCTCTTGTTCCAAATGGACTTGAGACAGCTTATTCTAAACTAAATTAGAGCTGAGCAATAAAATGGTAGCATTCTTTTTCTGTTGTAGCTGCTAAGACAGTAACAGGTCATCACCTCGTGAGGTAACTGAATGACAGGACCAGCTGTTCAGCCTTTTCTAGTCACGTGATGTGAAAGGCCTGCTTGCTGAGCCTGCCCACTTTGCCCCATTCACCTGCTTCTCTTCCCCACATTATGGCTCCGTGGAGAAACGGTAGCCCTGAATGGTGCATTTCTGGGCTTGGAAGGGCTGCCAGGGCTCTCAGACGGTCCTCAGGGCCAGACTTAGGGCGCCATATTTTCTGTCTTGCTCACAGTTTGTTTCAGTCTTTTCCTTTCAGAAGAATGATGAAATTTCTTTGACCTCCAAAGCAAAAAGGAATCCTGTAAattatggaagagaatggagcagggagagagactGAGCTGGTGTGGAGCTCCTGGAGGAGTGAGCCGAGGCGGTGAGGAGGCGAGCCCTCCCGGGGAAGGGGGTACTCCCGGGGTTGGAGATGCCTGCAGGAAAGTACAGGTCTGGGGGCTTCATTGTGTCGCTTCTCTCAAGAGAAGGACTCAGAGGGACAGAGTGTGTGAGCACCTGTCCCCCCCCCACCACAGCAGGCACAGTGCTGGCAGCCCATCCCTGAGGGTGTCCAGATgggcccatttcacaggtgaagaCTTGTGGCTCAGAGAGACCAAGGGGCTTGCAGAGCACCTGCCTTGGAGGTGGGAATTGAGACAGCTGTCAGCTGTCAGGCCCTGGCCAGTGGGGGGCCCCTGCTGCTGAGGTTCAGGGCTCACCCAGGTGGCGGCTGCCTCGTACTACCTGGTGTCTCCCTCTTCCGGGACCACCTCTACTTACGTGTCGCCTCCCTGCCCCTCTGTCCTCTGGGTCACCCTCCCTCAGGCCGACCCCAAGACCCTCAGCTTGAGGCTGACCTGCACGCCCAGCTTCTCCTCAAAGGAACCACTCCGGACAAGATGACTTTGACCTGTGAGATGGAAGATGTTGCCACACGGCTGATGCTTAGTAAACACTTGCTGGTCAAATGAAGTTGTAAAGGACACTGGCCCTCAACTGGCAGAGCCATAGATCTAAGGAGTGTTCTGTAATTAGTCTAATTGTGGTAACAGGTGATTCCAAATTTAAGCTGCTTAACATAATAAATGTTTTCATTCACATTAAGTCTGATGGGCTGATTGGGTGGGGAGTTCTGATCACACAGCCGTTTGGTGACCCACACTCCTCAGTCCAGTGACTGTCCTTCCCTCTGAGTGCCAAATCCTTGGTGTACATGGTAAACAAGGGGAAAGGCCATGCAGGATCGTGTAGAAAGGTTTTATGGGCCAGGCCAGCCCTGGAGGTCGTACTCATTGCCACCAACCTCTTGACGCTCACAGCAGGGGAGGCAGGGTTTGCATCTTGCTGGGGACCAAGGAAGTGGGAAACCCTTTGATTAGTACTAGTTTCTTCCTCAATTCACCTGCTACCACAACTCAGAGAAGATGGCTTTGCCCAGGAGGGCATCTTCTTGAGAGAAGCCCCCTGAATGTTCAGCGAAGCTCCCCTGAAGTTATCCTTACACTGAGTCACTCATCATTGGTGCATTTGTGCACTGATCACCAGTGCATATatattaagaaaacattttattagattaaatttcacaagTATTTCTGACTTCATGCTGGTTCAGAAAGTTAAAGAAGAAAGTATCAACAAACTTAGGAAGTgggtgaattttctttttttaatgttttcattagcAATTTCCTACATAAGCTTCTGGGGAGCGctatttcaaagaaaagaaaaaattacaagacattacATGTGCCAGTGTTGGCTCCGCAGCGTGACTGTGGCTTTGCTGACAGGCCTGGCAGCTCTGGTGTAATATGCAGTGATAGCATGCCCAGATTCATGAtatttgtttccttatgtataagATAGTACttcctttgttacatttattAGTGATTTTGGATTTTTCAGTTAAGCTTCTTTGTTCCCACTTGTTTTAGCTTGGAGTTAGGACCTACTGTGATACAGGGAAACTGAGTCCAGAAACTCAATCTGCTATTGAATAAGAAATCAGAATCCTTCTAAGGgtaagattatatttttctatgttCATTTATCTGTTTAGTCGTAATGTGCCTAAATTGTTGGGCCCTTACCATATGATAATGGTTACCCACTATCTTTTAGAAAGGTCACTGTAAGTAATAAAGGTAATAGGCACACCATAGcaaccatgattttttttttatgattaacaaCTAACATTTATTCGTGTAGTACTTTCTAAAGCACCCTCATACATTATTCTAATTTAAGTTAAAGACAATACAAAGTTTGCACTAGTAATGAAGTGGAAtattaataaaaactaaaaagtaaataatctttTCTgtgtgcacttaaaaaaataatgtaaaacattAAAATCCTGTGTACCAAACTTTTGTAATATGCAGGAAAAGACCTCACTACAGTTAATGCCTGTGATGACGCACCACTGCCCACTGCAGGTGGACCAGAAGTCTCTCTAGTGCGCCTTAACTGGACATCGTCGTCAGCCACACAAGTATCACAGCCCCACACTGCTGACGCCTCTGCAGTCAGGAGGCCGTAAGCTGCTTCAGTCATTCCAGTGCAGATCCGGTGAAACCATTTCCGACAAGAGGCTTCACATAAGATGGCATCCTGGTCATCATTCACTTCATTTGTACAAATTCCACAAGGATACACTGGGTCAGAAGAAGAACGGCCACGACGGCTTGGGTGGAGAGAGGGTTTATTGCCTTTCTCAGTGGCGCGAGCATCTGCTGTAGCTCTAGGTTGTCGTGGCTTATTCTGTGTTCCATTTGAATGGCTGCTGTTTGTAGCTTCAGTGCTACTTGAACGGCTATTTTCTTGATTTACTGCATTGTTTCAATTGACATTATTTAATTCGATATTACTCTGATTCACTGTGTCATCCATATTTAAGTGAGGTGGATGAGCAGAGGAATTTTGATGAGTGTATTTGGTTGCTCCTTGACTAAAGCCTTGTTTTTGGGGTGGTGCTTTTGCTTGACTAGAAGTGTTTGGGGGAGGAATAAAAGAATGATTAGGTTCTAATGGAGAAGTAAAATTTGAATTATTTCCAGGGACAAAGTTAGACGCCAAGTCAGGGTTCGTTACTTGGCTAGCATTCTGTGGAGGGATCTGATTGAAGTTTTCAGCAGGATTTTGTCTAAAATGTTGATTAGGCATGTTAACATTCTGACTTAGTGCATTATTATAAGATGGATTTCCAAAACTTGAATTATCATGTGGCCCAAAGTTAAAAGCATGAGGTCGATTAAAGCCCATGCCCGAAGGATTCTGGGGGAGTGGGTGTGGCTGATTCCTGAGTGAGTGAGGACCGCAGTGGGGGGAAGACATTCTTGGAGGAACGTGAGGCGGCTCCCTGAAGGTGCTATGGCCTCCAAAGCCAGGAGGGCCCGGGCCAAGACAAGGACTTGACGAGGGTAGTGGTTTATAGGAAATAGTATTATAGTTGTCATCAAACGGATTAGCAGCCACTAGATGGTCCGAGTTTGGACTCGGCGGTGGAGCACCCTCAGACAGGGGAGGAAAAGAAGGCCCCTGTGTATTTGTCTTGCGTTTTTTCCTATCTGGGCTTCCCAGTTGTATGCCTGGACCTCCTAACCCATCCAGCCCACCGTCTCCACCTCTAACTCTCTTCAGCGAAATGGGATCCTTCTCCTGTTCTGCTGACATTACAGACCGCAGAGCATGACTCCCCCCAGGCCGCGGGAATTCGGGCTCTTTGATGCTGCAGCGGCGGCTCCTCCTCCTCGCGGGGCCGCTGCAGCTGCGAGGCGAGCCTCCGAGCCGAGTCGCGGCGGGGACGCGGGCCGACTTTGCAAAGTTTGGGAGGAGGACGAGGCCTCGGGGGGCGGGGCGGCGCGCTGTGGCGGGCGGGGCTCGGCGGCGGCGGGGAGCGTGGCCTGGGGGCAGCCCCCCCGCCCCGGGCCGGCATGTGCGGAGGACTAGGGCGCCCGCTGCCGCATCAGGGGCTGCTGACTGGGAGGCGGGAGGCGGGCCAGCAACCATGATTTAAATACGTGGTTGAAGCCTCTGGTGGTAGACTGGATGTTTATTGTATTTTGCCAGGAGGCTAAGAACGGCTTATGCCTGATTGTAAATATTCAGTTCTACTTCAGGGGCAAAACTGTAGGAAGTATTAGAGTGAGGGGATATTGATTATTGAGTCTTTATTGTTTTCCCACCCTCACATgtacttattcaacaaataacgTGCTTTGTTCCTAGCAGTGTGCATGTGAGAACAAGCAAAACAAAGGTCTTTGGACTGCAGTGTCCAATACACATTAGGATAAAGGAAGTGGTGAGAGTAGATGCGGTGAGAGCGCTTGGGCAGGTACCATGTCAATCTAGTCCTGCTGTAAAGGCTGTGGGATCAGGGTGGTGAGAGTAGGAATTGAGTGATGTGGGTGGGCTCAACACATACCGACACAGTGGAATCCCAGTGCCATTGTGACATTTTCTGGCCCCTTTTGGATGGTATAAATTGATGAAATCTCAAGATGCAAAATGAGGaatctcctttttttgtttttttttttacatatatattgaaTACAAAAGTACATTTCTGTATTCACAGACCTTACTTTTCAAGCAGATAAATACAAtgtatacttttatttctttaagtagCCTTTGTCTGAGTGGTCAGGCCTCAGTGACCTCTGTGATGGATTTGGAGATTAAAAGTGAAACATTTGAAAGTACAAAAGAGTTATGTTTGGGAACCAAGCTTTCAAATGCTTTTATCttttataaatagaaatgaaTAGGTTTTGCATTTTTTAGGGTAAAGTGCCCCCGAGAGAGagaattcagttttaaaataattgccAGATTCAAACTGCTCAAATCGTAAAATAGCATCAGCCAGGTAAGAACTCTCCCACCCCCTTGAGTTATCCTGGCAGAGGGAGGGGGGATggaatttggaaaggaagaaaggaccaTTCCTGAGCCTGGCCTAGCTGATGAACTGACTTTGGCATTTTTGTACTTACATGGGGCTGGACATTCTGTTTCAGTGCTTTGTGAGTTAAAACAGCTCTATGGACTTTTTTATTACTTGAGAAAAAAGTGGGTGGAAGAAAAATAgctgaatattttctttaatctATGGGTGGAAGAAAAATAGCTGAATATTTAAAAGCGTAGTAGGAGATGATGTTGCCTGCTGATTATATCCCATGAGTGAAAAATAGTGGTTATGTGTATTAACAAATTTTTGCTGGAACACATTTTTGGTGATAAAATTGCATTTGTATGAATTTTCAAAATCTGAGATACTTGTGTAATTTCTGTCACAATTATGTatggatatgtgtgtgtgcatatatgttaaCCATTTGGATTTATACTAAGTTTATTTGGTCACAAATTTTATGTGGCCAAATGTgttgataattttcttttataacttgtgtttttgtttgaaaaatatttcctcaTTAAATAATACCTCTTAGCTTGTTTCTCAAAAATATGTAGTGGTTGAATGCTTTTATGAAAAGACTGAACACTACTTATCTGGACTTCATTTTGGTGTATGTGTTCTGAGATGTGTAATCAAGTTCACAAATTGCTGTTTCCCAAAACATTGATTTAATAATCACTTTTACATTTATGAGTTACATATTTTATAATCTATTATCTAATAGAGAAAACTTCATTTATGGTAATTTTCTTTAATGTGTACTACTTAGCAGGCACAAACCAGGGTGGGTGTTCCTGGGATTGGATTTTAAGGGGCTTGATAAGTGGGATGCAGTATAATACTGGATAAGCAAGAATTAATTGATGTGGAGGCTTTTTAGAGGGAGACAGGATTTATCACTCAAGCAAGAACCGCAGGGGGTGGAGGAAATTTGCTGTTAGGCTCTGTATTAGAACACAGTGAGTGTTCAATGTTGAGGAAAGTGGAAATTCACCCACTGTCATGCAGTTCAGTGTGATGCACTGATCTGGAAGTTAGCACAGATGCCACAGGTCAAGGGGCTCAGACCCACAGCACCGCTCCCACCTCAAAATCCCAAGTCCCTGGGCTACTTGCTCTTCTGTCTGTCTTGGCCCCAAGTTTGGGGATTCCCGTGTTTCCAATGACCATCCTTCAGGTTTGATAATTCACTAGAATGACTCAGGAAAAGCTGTATTTAGGAGTGCTGATGTACTTCTAAAGGATATAAAGGGACAACCAGACAAAGATACACCTAGGCAGCAAGGTCTGGGTAAGGTCTACATGCTTTCCCAAAGCATGTCACCCTCTCAGTCTGTAGATTGTTCACCAGCCCAGAGAAGCTCTCTGAGACTCATTTCagagtttttgtttgttaatGGGGTTTCATTACACAAGCATGATGGATGACATCATGGGCCCTTTGACAAATTGATTTCCAGGCTACTACCCTTGAACGTGGGAGGCAAAGATTTTTAACTTGGCATTGTGATTACAaataatcactgtccatcagcgtagtgagatgctgtagagtcactacttgtcttctctgtgctgcactgtcttccccgtgacccccccccaccatgtgtaccactcataatacccctcaatccccttctccctccttccctatcctcccccacccctccgctttggtaactgctagtcccttcttggagtctgtgagtctgctgctgttttgttccttcagtttcactttgttgttatcctccacaaatgagggaaatcacttggtacttgtctttctttgcctggcttatttcacggagcgtgacaccctccagctccatctgtgttgttggaaATCATATGAGAGAATTTAGTCTACGATAAAGTGATTTAAACTAGGtgagaaaacataatttttttttttattaatataatttattattatattattattatatatattatatattatatatataatatatatatatttattatatatatatatataataatatatatattataatataatatatattaattattaatataatttataatataaaaaaatataattttttattaatataatttattaatataaattagGACAAGTGaataaccatttttttttaagttcttaagtAATAAATCTTGGGTTGAATAAAGATTTAAttgggagaaaataaaagcaaacaaaatgttATTCTAAGGCTGGCCCAAAGGGGAGGGCTTACTGGAGATTTTACTAGAGAACGAGCATTCTTCCCTCATCAGTCTGCACGTGGTGACACACACTGCCACAGTCTCTGAGACCAAGAAAACTGCCTTCTGTTACTGCCTCCTCGGAGACCACCTGAGGCCCAGCAGAATGTAGAAGAGAAGTAAAGTGATGGATAAGGGGAGTTAGAGTTCTTTAGGGGAGCTTTGTGGCGAGGAGGCCTTCAGCAGCCTGAGTTTCATGCCGCTCTAGCCCTGTACACAGCTTTTCCATGTGGACTAGTCTGCCTTCTGCTAATTTCCCAACTCAGCCGTGCACACGtgcacacgcacactcactcactcactcactctgctGCACCCGCCgaaatttgccttttctggccCTGCACATACACTCTCCACACCCTTGGTCTCTGAGTGCCCTGCCCTGTGATGTCACTTGGGCGGGGCACATATCGCACTTGTGTTGCCTGCAGTTACTGTGTGCTCACTGCTGACGGGGGTCTGGGCTGCTGTGGCCCCTAGGTTGGCTCATACAGCGCTAGTGCTGTGCAGCGAATGGCAGCAGGGGAGTGGAGGTCTCCTGAAGCCCGAGGCTTTGTTATGATGAAGAGGATTTTTGGATCCTGGGGTCTGAAGTGCTGGCCATGTTTGTGCCCCTTCAGTAGGGTCCGTCCCACTAACGTGGAGGACTACTGCCAGGGAGTCAACTTCCAGGCCCAGTACCATATCCGAAGCAAAGATGTCAGAAAGATCCACAGGGCTGCCAGTAAGGGCAAAGTAGCCAAAGTGCAGCAGATTCtgtttatgggggaaaatggCTTGAATGACAGGGACAAGAGGAATAGGTAAGAGGGGCTGGGAGGCCAGAGGCGGCCTGGGAAGAGGTGGGCAGACCTGGGAAAGTGCTCACATTCTGGGCTCACCTGGGGAGCCAAGCCTGCTAGCGCCAAGGCCCCACAGGACCTGGGTCCCAGAAGCCTGACAAGGGATCTGGCGCCCATGCCCACATTACAAGCAGCAGAGCCAAAACTGTAGGGGTTCAGAACCCCTCATAATTCTTATAGAGCACTTGACTGACAGCTTTGCAGTGATTTAACTAAGCATCACTAATAGAAAAACGGAGTATagacagcattttatttttaatgtatacatTTCATACCATCTTAGATATTACAGAAAAGTACATAATGGAATAAAAAAGTGCCTAACAAAAATACTGCATAAAAGTGCATAGTacataatgagaaaaatgaaaacttttgtaaTGTGTCAACTTGTAAAAATTCTTTGGGCTAAATCCAATATCATTTTATACGGATGGCACACCTGTGTATAGATCTGTTACTAACTGATAGACCTGGGGAAGGAATTTTGAAGTGGGAAAATCTCTATTAAATAGGAATATTCATTTTCTCAAATGTGTGCTCTTCTATTTATTAATTTCacataaaccaaataaaaaatcatGGTGTTAAAAATTGGGGGTTCCATATGCTGTCCCTCTTTTATTGCTGTGATGAAATTTAGGAAAGTCTTTTATATTAAAGATTTGTCCTTCTAGATATCAAAATGTGCTATAAATTTTCAGAATGTTGAGTTACTAACAGCtgaaaagacagataaatgaatggaacagaatggaaagtGACCAAAtccccacatatatatataagactCAGAACTTGATGCTGATAACATTTCATATCAGTAGGAAAAGCTGAATCATAAATGATGGAGAAATACCTGCTAATTATGTGGAGAAAACTAACCAGATTTATATCCTCAAAAAGAAGTTTCAGATGGAATTTATAGTAccagtgtatttttctttttcttttaaaaaaatctgagttTTACAatgaacatatataaaaattatagtgGAAGTTTATTATTAATGAAGTAATTCTGGGGGAGTGCAGGAGTATGACTCTCACACagataaaaaataactatttttagaaataccatttgactcaggaattccgtttctaggaatttaccctaagaatacaacagtccagtttgaaaaagacagatgcacccctatgtttatcgcagcactatttacaatagccaagaaatggaagcaacctaagtgtccatcagtagatgaatggattaagaagatgtggtacgtatacacaatggaatattattcagccataagaaaacaaatcctaccatttgcaacaacatggatggagctagagggtattgtgctcagtgaaataagccaggccgagaaagacaaataccaaatgatctcactcatctgaggagcataagaacaaagaaaaaactgcaggaacaaaatagcagcagaatcacagaacccaagaatggactaacagttaccaaagggaaagggactggggaggatgggtgggaagggagggataaggggggtggaaagaaaaggggcattacgattagcatgtataatctggggggaggcactgggagggctgtgcaacacagagaagacaagtagtgactctacagcaccttactatgctgatggacagtgactgtcatggggcttgtgggggacttggtgaagggggagcctagtaaacataatgttcctcatgtaatagtagattaatgataccaaaaaaacccccacaaaaaaacaaaaaaaatctattttttaaaaatgcttttgagGATTGGTATCTTCT is a window of Manis pentadactyla isolate mManPen7 chromosome 3, mManPen7.hap1, whole genome shotgun sequence DNA encoding:
- the LOC130682788 gene encoding LOW QUALITY PROTEIN: pygopus homolog 1-like (The sequence of the model RefSeq protein was modified relative to this genomic sequence to represent the inferred CDS: substituted 1 base at 1 genomic stop codon); protein product: MVAGPPPASQSAAPDAAAGALVLRTCRPGAGGLPPGHAPRRRRAPPATARRPAPRGLVLLPNFAKSARVPAATRLGGSPRSCSGPARRRSRRCSIKEPEFPRPGGSHALRSVMSAEQEKDPISLKRVRGGDGGLDGLGGPGIQLGSPDRKKRKTNTQGPSFPPLSEGAPPPSPNSDHLVAANPFDDNYNTISYKPLPSSSPCLGPGPPGFGGHSTFREPPHVPPRMSSPHCGPHSLRNQPHPLPQNPSGMGFNRPHAFNFGPHDNSSFGNPSYNNALSQNVNMPNQHFRQNPAENFNQIPPQNASQVTNPDLASNFVPGNNSNFTSPLEPNHSFIPPPNTSSQAKAPPQKQGFSQGATKYTHQNSSAHPPHLNMDDTVNQSNIELNNVNXNNAVNQENSRSSSTEATNSSHSNGTQNKPRQPRATADARATEKGNKPSLHPSRRGRSSSDPVYPCGICTNEVNDDQDAILCEASCRKWFHRICTGMTEAAYGLLTAEASAVWGCDTCVADDDVQLRRTRETSGPPAVGSGASSQALTVVRSFPAYYKSLVHRILMFYIIFLSAHRKDYLLFSFY